A portion of the Saccharospirillaceae bacterium genome contains these proteins:
- the bfr gene encoding bacterioferritin yields the protein MRGNQQVIDKLNDLLAGELSAMDQYFIHSRMYDDWGLSKLFERIDHEFEDEKGHASKLVERILFLGGTPDMVTREPLNIGRDVPAMLQSDLNLEYKVIGDLREVMALCEQVRDFQTRDMLQVLLDDTENDHTHWLEQQLGLIDKIGLQNYLQSQM from the coding sequence ATGCGTGGTAATCAACAGGTAATCGACAAACTGAACGACTTGCTGGCGGGCGAACTCAGTGCCATGGACCAGTACTTCATCCATTCCCGTATGTACGACGATTGGGGTCTGAGCAAATTATTTGAACGTATCGATCACGAATTTGAAGATGAAAAAGGGCATGCTTCAAAGCTGGTAGAACGTATTTTATTCCTGGGTGGTACGCCGGACATGGTAACCCGCGAGCCACTGAATATCGGCCGGGACGTGCCAGCAATGTTACAAAGCGACCTGAATCTTGAGTACAAGGTAATTGGTGATTTGCGTGAAGTGATGGCACTGTGCGAACAGGTTCGTGATTTCCAGACCCGCGATATGCTGCAGGTGTTATTGGATGATACCGAAAATGATCACACCCATTGGCTGGAGCAACAGTTGGGTCTGATCGATAAAATTGGTTTGCAGAACTACTTGCAGTCGCAAATGTAA
- a CDS encoding diguanylate cyclase, whose amino-acid sequence MSSQSAYIEQCFDAYSQLVIGIYLIDLNDGAILMANQAGLDQLKMTLPEIRQQTVFNLRQDITDLAHWREIIQAIRAESPYTSLCQHVRGDGSGFPVEVVSHLVEWGDSEYLLSEVSDISRRQQQEDDLRQREPLLSFALNEATDGMWDWNLETDEVFFSPRLKQMLEYGPYEMAPVLESWKGKLHPEDLDHVMHAMDQHLQGHASRYEAQYRLANRNGKYLWMEDRGMVCRTDDHGQPLRVVGMVHNINEQKELEQRLRNLATTDELTGLLNRRAGYAAFEQLLKLAVRHNNDLCIAIIDLDNFKTINDNHGHQVGDKVLKSAADTFASRVRSSDVLMRWGGEEFLLVMPQTRPEDAFHVCEDLRHQLAEQILRSSRGDIQCTISIGMQHLTQQNNSIKKLVKDADAALYRAKSLGKNRIITA is encoded by the coding sequence ATGAGTTCGCAGTCAGCTTATATCGAACAGTGCTTTGATGCTTATAGCCAGTTGGTTATTGGGATATATCTGATTGATCTGAACGACGGCGCAATTCTCATGGCCAATCAGGCAGGCCTTGATCAGTTAAAGATGACGCTTCCCGAGATTCGCCAACAAACGGTTTTCAACTTACGCCAGGACATCACGGACCTGGCACACTGGCGTGAAATTATCCAAGCTATTCGGGCTGAATCTCCATACACGTCTCTTTGTCAGCATGTGAGAGGCGATGGCAGTGGTTTTCCGGTCGAGGTTGTCAGTCACCTGGTGGAATGGGGTGACAGCGAGTATCTGCTATCGGAAGTGTCCGATATTTCACGTCGCCAACAGCAGGAGGATGATCTTCGTCAGCGGGAGCCGTTACTGTCTTTCGCATTGAATGAAGCAACCGATGGCATGTGGGATTGGAATCTTGAGACCGATGAAGTTTTCTTCAGTCCGCGGCTGAAACAAATGCTGGAGTACGGTCCTTATGAAATGGCTCCGGTACTTGAAAGTTGGAAAGGTAAGCTGCATCCAGAAGATCTTGATCATGTTATGCATGCAATGGATCAACATCTACAAGGACACGCCTCTCGTTATGAAGCGCAATATCGCTTGGCTAACCGTAATGGCAAGTACCTGTGGATGGAAGACCGTGGCATGGTTTGCCGTACAGATGATCACGGACAACCGCTGCGTGTTGTTGGAATGGTGCACAACATCAATGAGCAAAAGGAGCTTGAGCAACGATTACGCAATCTGGCGACCACTGATGAACTGACCGGACTACTGAACCGACGTGCCGGCTATGCGGCATTTGAGCAGCTACTGAAACTGGCGGTACGACATAACAATGATTTGTGCATAGCAATTATTGATCTTGATAACTTTAAAACCATTAACGATAACCATGGGCATCAGGTTGGCGACAAGGTGCTGAAAAGTGCCGCGGATACGTTTGCCTCAAGGGTTCGTTCCAGTGACGTTCTGATGCGTTGGGGTGGAGAGGAATTTTTATTAGTAATGCCGCAAACCCGGCCTGAGGATGCCTTCCATGTATGTGAAGATCTGAGACACCAGCTGGCCGAGCAAATATTAAGAAGCAGTCGTGGAGATATTCAGTGCACGATATCGATTGGTATGCAGCACCTGACGCAACAAAATAACAGCATCAAAAAGCTGGTTAAAGACGCGGATGCGGCTTTGTATCGGGCCAAGTCTCTGGGCAAAAACCGAATCATCACGGCCTGA
- a CDS encoding ABC transporter substrate-binding protein has translation MTLARRLSALMLSAASLLGLSACSDSNWNDPHPENPDNETILYSSFSERPKHLDPARAYSSDESTFIDQIYEPPLQYHYLKRPYQLIPLTLTSMPEVQLLDEQNQPLADDAETPAYSLYTLRIQPDIRYQPHPAFARTENGEFTYRFDDASQSAAYTSLKDFKKTGSQQLVADDYIYQINRLADPKRLAPLRGLLSQYIVGMTETSTAISAARKQLKEDGASDDTWLDLRQFNMEGVKKIDDHTFTIKLKGKYPQFNYWLAFHFFAPIPWAVDRFYHLPGLPDKNITLDWHPVGTGAFMMTENNPNSEIILSKNPNYRGELYPSEGEASDADNGLLDDAGKTMPFIDKAIFRLEKEAIPIWTKFLQGYYDRSGISSDSFDQAVKVGGEGITLSEEMIEKGITLNKSIQPSTYYLGFNMLDPVLGGYSEKQRKLRQAIAIAYNQEEFVSIFLNGRGETAMSPIPPGIFGYQSGKDGINDYVFDWQQDANDPASGKAVRKPLDVAKRLLAEAGYPEGRDAKTGKPLVLNLDTISGSGSQARMEWIKKQFKKLNLQLNIRGTDYNRFKDKMENGNAQIYFWGWLADYPDPENFLFLLYGKNAQIDSKSGVNSANYKSAEYDRLFKKMQLMENSPERAEIIDQMLDILHRDTPWATGFHGHSYALNNSWVKNTKPHGVSKTTFKYRRLDTEQRRQKQQQWNQPVLWPLVLVLLITLVMAVPGYRAYKHRQTRVINHQIDTKPDQTSSTATEVKENN, from the coding sequence ATGACACTGGCCAGACGACTTTCAGCATTGATGCTGAGCGCTGCAAGCCTGCTCGGTTTAAGCGCCTGTTCCGACAGCAATTGGAACGATCCTCATCCGGAGAACCCGGACAACGAGACGATTCTCTACTCCAGCTTTTCAGAACGCCCCAAACATCTGGACCCCGCCAGGGCTTACAGCTCTGACGAATCGACCTTTATCGATCAGATCTATGAGCCGCCTCTGCAATATCATTATTTAAAACGACCTTACCAGCTGATTCCCCTGACATTGACCTCAATGCCAGAGGTGCAGCTGCTGGATGAGCAAAACCAGCCCTTGGCTGACGACGCAGAAACACCAGCCTACAGTCTGTATACCCTGAGGATTCAACCAGACATCAGATATCAACCCCACCCGGCGTTCGCACGCACGGAGAACGGAGAGTTCACTTACAGGTTTGACGATGCCTCCCAATCAGCAGCCTATACCTCACTGAAAGACTTCAAAAAAACAGGCTCCCAACAATTAGTCGCAGACGATTACATCTATCAGATTAATCGCCTGGCCGATCCTAAACGACTGGCACCTTTAAGAGGTTTATTGAGCCAGTATATTGTGGGTATGACCGAGACCAGCACAGCCATCAGTGCAGCGCGCAAACAACTGAAAGAAGATGGCGCTAGCGATGACACCTGGCTGGATTTACGTCAGTTCAATATGGAAGGGGTCAAAAAGATCGACGACCACACCTTCACTATTAAGTTAAAAGGCAAATACCCACAGTTTAATTACTGGCTGGCGTTCCATTTTTTTGCGCCGATTCCCTGGGCAGTGGATCGCTTTTATCATCTGCCGGGATTACCGGATAAAAATATCACCCTCGATTGGCATCCGGTTGGCACCGGTGCATTTATGATGACAGAGAACAATCCAAACTCTGAAATTATCCTGAGCAAGAACCCAAACTATCGCGGTGAATTGTATCCATCAGAAGGAGAAGCGAGCGACGCAGATAACGGTTTATTGGATGATGCCGGAAAAACAATGCCCTTCATCGATAAAGCCATTTTCCGTTTAGAGAAAGAGGCCATACCGATATGGACCAAATTCCTTCAAGGTTACTACGATCGTTCCGGCATCAGCAGCGACAGCTTTGATCAGGCAGTCAAAGTCGGTGGCGAAGGTATTACGCTGTCAGAAGAAATGATCGAAAAAGGCATCACCTTAAACAAATCAATTCAGCCTTCTACCTATTACCTCGGCTTTAATATGCTTGACCCGGTGCTTGGTGGTTACAGCGAAAAACAACGCAAATTACGCCAGGCCATTGCCATTGCTTACAACCAGGAAGAATTTGTCAGTATCTTCCTCAACGGCCGTGGTGAAACAGCCATGAGCCCTATACCTCCGGGTATTTTTGGTTATCAATCCGGTAAAGATGGCATCAATGATTATGTTTTCGACTGGCAGCAAGATGCAAATGATCCAGCTTCCGGCAAAGCGGTACGAAAACCACTGGACGTTGCCAAGCGCTTGTTGGCAGAAGCCGGATATCCAGAAGGCCGAGATGCCAAGACCGGTAAACCGCTGGTATTAAACCTTGATACCATTTCTGGGTCCGGTTCGCAGGCACGTATGGAGTGGATCAAAAAACAGTTTAAGAAGCTCAACCTGCAACTCAATATTCGTGGCACCGACTACAACCGCTTTAAAGACAAAATGGAAAATGGCAACGCTCAGATTTATTTCTGGGGCTGGCTGGCTGACTATCCGGATCCGGAAAACTTCCTGTTCCTGCTATACGGTAAAAATGCTCAGATCGATTCCAAGTCCGGAGTAAACTCGGCCAACTATAAAAGTGCGGAATACGACCGCTTATTTAAAAAAATGCAGCTGATGGAAAATTCTCCCGAACGCGCTGAAATTATCGATCAGATGCTCGATATTCTGCATCGCGATACTCCCTGGGCAACCGGGTTTCATGGCCATAGCTATGCACTGAATAACAGCTGGGTAAAAAATACCAAGCCCCACGGAGTTTCGAAAACCACCTTTAAATATCGTCGTCTGGATACCGAGCAGCGCCGTCAGAAACAACAGCAATGGAATCAACCGGTATTGTGGCCACTGGTGCTGGTACTGCTGATTACTCTGGTTATGGCAGTTCCTGGTTATCGTGCCTATAAACACCGCCAGACTCGGGTGATAAACCACCAGATTGACACAAAGCCCGATCAAACGTCATCAACAGCCACTGAGGTGAAGGAGAATAACTGA
- a CDS encoding TIM barrel protein, with protein MKLTANLSLMYLERPFLKRFEAARKDGFTAVEIQFPYDTPLADVQRALNDAGQRCVLINVPAGDLMQGGEGLAAVPGKQAEYAASLVECLAYARALKVSCVNVLPGRCHDDRQRNFYLDTFKTNLVKTAETLAPFGITTTFEAINTRDMPGFLISSSQQMFDIMRQLDKADIIKAQFDVYHMAQMGEDVCDVITRNAEHIGHIQFADTPNRGEPGTGDLDFQAIFQAIETSGYKGWVGAEYKPTGLTSDTLGWKNELASAVAQCS; from the coding sequence TTGAAACTCACCGCCAATTTGTCGCTGATGTACCTTGAGCGACCTTTCCTAAAGCGCTTTGAAGCTGCTCGAAAAGATGGCTTTACAGCGGTTGAAATACAATTTCCATACGACACCCCGCTGGCTGATGTACAGCGGGCGTTGAATGATGCTGGGCAGCGTTGCGTTTTAATCAATGTTCCTGCCGGAGATCTGATGCAAGGCGGTGAGGGCCTGGCTGCTGTTCCCGGAAAGCAGGCTGAGTACGCTGCTTCGCTGGTCGAATGTCTGGCTTATGCCCGGGCGCTAAAAGTTTCTTGTGTGAATGTGCTTCCGGGGCGTTGCCATGACGACCGCCAACGTAATTTTTATCTCGATACTTTTAAGACAAACCTGGTTAAAACAGCTGAAACGCTTGCGCCATTTGGGATTACTACCACGTTTGAAGCAATTAATACCCGTGATATGCCCGGTTTTTTGATTTCCTCCAGTCAGCAAATGTTCGATATTATGCGACAGTTGGATAAGGCCGATATCATCAAGGCTCAATTTGATGTTTATCACATGGCGCAGATGGGAGAAGACGTTTGTGACGTGATTACCCGCAATGCGGAACATATTGGCCATATACAATTTGCCGATACTCCAAATCGCGGTGAACCCGGAACGGGTGATCTGGATTTTCAGGCAATATTTCAGGCAATAGAGACGTCCGGCTATAAAGGGTGGGTAGGAGCTGAATATAAGCCGACTGGGCTGACGTCTGACACATTAGGTTGGAAAAATGAACTGGCGAGTGCGGTGGCTCAGTGCTCGTGA
- a CDS encoding NAD(P)-dependent oxidoreductase, protein MQQFSKQPRIGFIGMGLMGAPMSTRLHQANFDVAVWNRSPDKCQPLAAAGLTVCESLQQLVECSDILMLCVTDTHAVDTLVFGDSGIAEFAREGQLLIDFSSIDPQKTRDMAALLENSGVRWIDAPVSGGVAGAEQGTLAIMAGGREQDIDSVRSILKPLSQRVTRMGHVGSGQVTKICNQMLVSCNVLVMAEVMALAEKSGVDAAQIPDALKGGFADSIPLQLTGPRMASRDFEPVKWHVKTLLKDLDMANTLAKSMQSSVPMAGLGAELMRLHGSQGYNEHDPCTLVEMYTEKTIETHRQFVADVP, encoded by the coding sequence ATGCAACAGTTCAGTAAACAACCACGCATCGGTTTCATTGGTATGGGGCTGATGGGTGCGCCCATGAGCACTCGCCTGCATCAGGCAAATTTTGATGTCGCTGTGTGGAATCGCAGTCCGGATAAATGTCAGCCTTTGGCAGCTGCCGGTTTGACGGTTTGTGAATCATTGCAGCAGTTGGTTGAGTGCAGTGATATTCTGATGTTGTGCGTAACCGACACACATGCCGTCGATACTCTCGTGTTTGGTGATTCCGGAATCGCTGAGTTTGCCCGAGAAGGGCAACTGCTGATCGACTTCTCCAGTATTGACCCACAAAAGACGCGTGATATGGCGGCGCTACTGGAAAATTCGGGTGTTCGTTGGATTGATGCTCCGGTCTCCGGTGGCGTTGCCGGAGCCGAACAGGGTACGCTGGCAATTATGGCAGGTGGTCGTGAGCAGGACATTGACTCAGTTCGCAGCATACTTAAACCTTTGAGCCAACGCGTTACCCGAATGGGCCATGTAGGCTCTGGTCAGGTAACCAAGATATGCAATCAAATGCTGGTAAGCTGTAACGTTTTGGTAATGGCTGAGGTTATGGCACTGGCTGAAAAGTCTGGTGTGGATGCCGCACAGATACCGGATGCACTGAAAGGCGGGTTTGCCGACTCGATTCCGTTGCAACTGACTGGACCGCGTATGGCCAGCAGAGATTTTGAGCCGGTAAAGTGGCACGTTAAAACGCTACTAAAAGACCTGGACATGGCTAATACGTTGGCTAAATCCATGCAGAGTTCAGTTCCGATGGCTGGATTAGGCGCTGAACTTATGAGACTTCACGGCAGTCAGGGATATAACGAACACGACCCTTGTACTCTGGTGGAAATGTATACGGAGAAAACGATTGAAACTCACCGCCAATTTGTCGCTGATGTACCTTGA
- a CDS encoding DUF3087 domain-containing protein produces MELKQIDKTLYKQRLNRFQGGLVVMLFVVGLAASSLYIELFGNPDGSNFIYNLAGVITAVLSAIALFIAIKEKPYMAEIRYVWKLKQELNRIYRASQKLEAALQDEQNSEVFQTALVIRYFSLHGSRHLYQLEDNTLTLDDLNQQINEFDERLSRLDVTVSTDDYRQELIKQL; encoded by the coding sequence GTGGAACTGAAGCAGATTGACAAAACTTTGTATAAACAACGCCTTAACCGTTTTCAGGGTGGTTTAGTGGTCATGTTGTTTGTGGTTGGGCTCGCAGCTTCGTCGCTCTATATCGAGCTGTTTGGCAACCCTGATGGTTCCAATTTTATTTACAATCTGGCCGGAGTGATCACTGCAGTACTCAGTGCCATCGCGTTGTTCATTGCGATTAAAGAAAAACCGTACATGGCTGAAATCCGTTATGTCTGGAAGCTTAAGCAGGAGCTGAATCGTATCTATCGCGCCAGTCAAAAACTTGAAGCTGCGCTGCAAGACGAGCAAAACAGCGAGGTTTTCCAAACGGCTTTGGTCATCCGCTATTTCAGTCTGCACGGTTCCAGGCATCTGTATCAACTGGAAGACAATACGTTGACCCTGGATGATCTGAATCAGCAGATTAACGAGTTTGATGAGCGATTGAGCCGTCTTGATGTCACCGTTAGCACCGATGATTACCGTCAGGAGCTGATTAAGCAGCTCTGA
- a CDS encoding ABC transporter permease, with protein sequence MLAYIVRRLLYAIPILLGVNIITFALFFVVNSPDQMARVHLGDKHVSEEAIQSWKEQRGYDKPLFVNSDSDSPLTDTIFFDKSIRLLAFDFGKSDEGRSIGADIQERMWPSLAVQLPTFLIGIYVNIVFALIIVMFRSSLFDYAAVTLCVVMLSISGVFYIIGGQYLFAKLWSLVPISGYLPGAEATKFLILPVIIGVISGIGAGTRLYRTVFLEEATRDYIRTARAKGVAELNVLFKHLLPNGMIPILTSVVVVIPSLFIGSLLMESFFGIPGLGSYTLDAIQAQDFAIVRSMVFLGSVLYIIGLLLTDISYTLVDPRVRLS encoded by the coding sequence ATGCTGGCTTATATTGTCCGCCGCTTGTTATACGCCATTCCGATTTTGTTGGGCGTTAATATCATCACCTTTGCCCTGTTTTTTGTGGTGAACAGCCCTGATCAAATGGCCCGTGTTCATCTGGGCGATAAACACGTCAGTGAAGAAGCAATCCAGAGCTGGAAGGAACAACGCGGTTACGACAAACCGCTGTTTGTTAATTCCGACAGCGATAGTCCATTAACCGATACCATCTTCTTCGATAAATCGATTCGTCTGCTAGCGTTTGATTTTGGTAAATCCGATGAAGGTCGTTCAATTGGTGCCGATATTCAGGAGCGCATGTGGCCCAGCCTGGCGGTTCAGTTACCTACCTTTTTAATCGGCATCTACGTCAACATCGTATTTGCGTTGATCATTGTAATGTTCCGTTCCAGCTTGTTTGACTACGCCGCAGTGACGTTATGCGTCGTTATGCTGTCAATTTCAGGCGTGTTCTACATCATTGGTGGCCAGTATTTGTTTGCCAAACTCTGGAGTCTGGTGCCTATATCCGGTTATTTACCCGGAGCGGAGGCCACCAAGTTTTTAATTCTGCCGGTGATTATTGGTGTGATAAGTGGCATTGGCGCTGGAACCCGCTTATATCGCACGGTATTTCTAGAAGAAGCCACCCGAGACTATATCCGTACCGCCCGGGCAAAAGGCGTAGCAGAACTGAACGTGTTATTTAAGCACCTGCTTCCTAATGGCATGATCCCGATCTTAACCAGCGTCGTGGTGGTGATTCCTTCGCTGTTTATTGGCAGCCTGTTGATGGAATCCTTCTTTGGTATTCCGGGGTTAGGCAGTTACACCTTAGATGCCATTCAGGCCCAGGACTTCGCCATTGTTCGCTCCATGGTGTTCCTTGGTTCGGTGCTGTACATCATTGGTCTGCTGTTAACCGATATTTCTTACACCTTAGTTGATCCAAGGGTGCGTCTGTCATGA
- the bfr gene encoding bacterioferritin encodes MKGDAKVNEYLNQILSIELTSINQYFLHARMFKNWGLGTLNEKAYKKSIKDMKQADNLIERILFLEGLPNLQRLNRLRIGENTEEMLQCDVDQIEEQLEVLKEATVYCESVKDYVTRDLLQDIQEYEEGYLDWLETQQELVRQVGIENYLQSMM; translated from the coding sequence ATGAAAGGTGATGCGAAGGTAAATGAGTATCTTAATCAGATACTCAGTATTGAGTTAACGTCGATTAACCAGTATTTCCTGCACGCGCGGATGTTCAAAAACTGGGGGCTTGGTACCCTCAATGAAAAAGCCTATAAAAAATCCATTAAGGATATGAAGCAGGCTGATAATCTGATCGAACGTATTCTTTTCCTGGAAGGTTTACCAAATTTGCAGCGGTTAAACCGATTGCGTATCGGTGAAAATACCGAAGAAATGCTGCAATGCGATGTCGATCAGATTGAAGAACAGTTGGAAGTGCTGAAAGAAGCAACCGTATATTGTGAATCGGTAAAAGATTACGTAACCCGTGATCTGCTGCAGGATATTCAGGAATACGAAGAAGGATACCTTGACTGGCTGGAAACTCAGCAAGAGCTGGTTCGTCAGGTGGGTATTGAAAATTATTTACAGTCTATGATGTAA
- the thrC gene encoding threonine synthase — MKYISTRGDAPELTFEEVLLTGLAADGGLYVPKQVPTFSKEEIASWQDLSYVELAHKVVFPFVEGCVDSDALKTMIEEIYSGFGHKAVAPLQQIDHNEYVLELFQGPTLAFKDFALQLLGRLLDYVLERRDEKVVIMGATSGDTGSAAIEGTKACRNVDIFILHPHGKVSEVQRRQMTTVVGDNIHNIAIEGNFDQAQDMVKASFGDQQFLRGERKLVAVNSINWARIMAQIVYYFYSALNLGGPLRPMAYSVPTGNFGDIFAGYMAKKMGLPIEQLIIATNSNDVLHRFMSKNQYEVRPLKHTITPSMDIAVSSNFERLLFDLYDHDGAQLADLMARMNAKEDIVSLDESKLAKAREVFDSYAVDEQATIDAMQDVYKETGYLLDPHTAIGVKAARECRRNKRIPMITLGTAHPVKFAEAVERAGFELPALPHHLSDLMDRDEKFDVLPADLNDIQAYIAKNTFNDQG; from the coding sequence ATGAAGTACATATCCACCCGCGGTGATGCCCCGGAACTGACCTTTGAAGAAGTGCTATTAACTGGCCTGGCAGCGGATGGGGGCTTATATGTCCCGAAACAAGTTCCGACTTTTTCCAAAGAAGAAATTGCTTCCTGGCAGGACCTGTCTTACGTCGAATTGGCCCATAAAGTGGTTTTCCCTTTCGTTGAAGGATGCGTGGATTCTGATGCTCTGAAGACCATGATCGAAGAGATTTACTCCGGTTTTGGTCATAAGGCGGTCGCACCCCTGCAGCAGATCGATCATAACGAATATGTGCTTGAACTGTTTCAGGGCCCAACTCTGGCGTTCAAAGATTTCGCACTGCAGTTGCTGGGTCGTTTGCTGGACTATGTTCTTGAGCGTCGCGACGAGAAAGTTGTGATTATGGGGGCAACCTCCGGTGATACCGGTTCGGCAGCGATTGAAGGCACCAAAGCCTGTCGGAACGTTGATATTTTCATCCTGCATCCACACGGGAAGGTATCTGAAGTGCAGCGCCGTCAGATGACGACGGTTGTGGGCGATAACATTCATAACATTGCTATCGAAGGCAACTTTGATCAGGCACAGGATATGGTCAAAGCCAGCTTCGGAGACCAGCAGTTCCTGCGAGGCGAGCGCAAACTGGTTGCGGTAAACAGCATTAACTGGGCGCGAATCATGGCTCAGATCGTTTACTACTTCTATTCCGCACTGAATCTGGGTGGTCCGCTGCGTCCAATGGCCTATTCGGTGCCGACCGGTAACTTCGGAGATATCTTCGCCGGTTATATGGCAAAGAAGATGGGTCTGCCAATTGAACAGCTTATTATCGCTACCAACAGCAACGACGTACTGCATCGCTTCATGAGCAAAAATCAGTACGAAGTGCGTCCGCTGAAGCATACCATTACGCCATCCATGGATATTGCGGTATCCAGTAACTTCGAGCGTCTGTTGTTTGATCTGTATGATCACGATGGTGCTCAATTGGCTGATTTGATGGCACGTATGAATGCTAAAGAAGATATTGTGTCTCTGGACGAGTCCAAGCTGGCTAAAGCCCGTGAAGTGTTTGATAGCTACGCGGTTGATGAGCAAGCCACCATTGATGCCATGCAGGACGTTTATAAAGAAACCGGGTATCTACTGGATCCTCATACTGCTATCGGCGTGAAAGCGGCGCGTGAATGCCGTCGGAACAAGCGTATTCCAATGATTACTCTGGGCACGGCTCACCCGGTGAAATTTGCAGAGGCCGTAGAGCGCGCAGGCTTTGAATTACCGGCATTGCCGCACCACCTGAGTGATCTGATGGATCGTGACGAGAAGTTTGATGTGTTGCCTGCCGATTTGAACGATATCCAGGCATATATCGCGAAAAATACCTTTAACGATCAGGGTTGA
- a CDS encoding DUF2947 domain-containing protein, with product MNYIALQDYKQGWIFRHKDMPVPDETLLHIKPLADDSAQQFWRQQLSKEATHASHFLGDDWPAKNGIWLEKGEWQPLWEADDNQLPELIQQHCQWDDNTVVYFCYDLHNIIQTTWKIFKQHWKNFLFYDDSVFLLAKKRHQVVRFESDGYFEIGNKPK from the coding sequence ATGAACTATATTGCATTGCAAGATTACAAGCAGGGCTGGATATTCCGCCATAAAGACATGCCGGTGCCTGATGAGACCCTGTTACACATCAAACCTTTGGCAGACGATTCTGCCCAGCAATTCTGGCGTCAACAACTGAGCAAAGAGGCAACGCATGCCAGTCACTTCCTCGGTGATGACTGGCCCGCAAAAAATGGTATCTGGCTTGAAAAAGGGGAGTGGCAACCTCTTTGGGAGGCGGATGATAATCAGTTACCAGAATTGATTCAGCAGCACTGCCAATGGGACGATAATACAGTGGTGTATTTCTGCTATGACTTACATAATATTATCCAAACCACCTGGAAAATATTTAAACAGCATTGGAAGAATTTCTTATTTTATGATGATTCTGTTTTTTTATTGGCCAAAAAACGACATCAGGTAGTTCGATTTGAGTCCGATGGTTATTTTGAAATCGGTAATAAACCGAAATGA